TCAACTGCGGACGGCTtccgatgcgccgcttgAGGATATTGTGCAGCTGCACCTGTCAAAGCGCCCGCTCGGgcccggcgaggcgggcacgccgccgcgtgtCGTTGGCCTGTCGTATGCGATCCAGCCCCAGGTCCCGTACGACGACAATGCGTGCCCGGTGTTTGGCACCGGCGTAGCGACGCACCATTCCGACACCTTTTCGACGTCGGTCGAGATTATGGTGCCCGAGACGCCCGAGGTGTACGTCCCCTTTCTGACGCAGCCCCCTCCGCCTGGCCGAAGAACCGATCGACGAGACGACCGAAGAAGGCAAagccaaggccaaggccaaaaaggccgacgagcccTTTGATCCGATCGCGTTCGTCCGCAAGTACTGGCTGTATATCCTCCCGATTGTCATCCTAATGGCGATCCCTGTCGGCGAAGAGGTCGGTGAGCCCGCGCCACAGAGCGACCGCCCTGCACcgggccgcgtcgcggctgGGCCGGGCAAGGgccctgcgcgtgcgccgcgcaagtAGTCGTTCCCCTAGTGTACTCTACGCACACGATCTCTGCTGAGTCAGCACACTTTTTTTAGGCGACCATGAGCCGGCCGGAGCAtcaggcgccgccggagATCTACTATGGCgacaccgaggcgcggAAATACACGGCAAAGTACGTACAGCTTCTCACACAGCACACGCAACCAAGATATCCAGGCCGAAatggcgctgcgtgcgatcgAGCTCatggcgctgccgccgcatcgGCACCCTGCCCTGATTCTCGACATTGGGTGCGGCTCGGGCCTCTCTGGCGAGATTTTGACCGAGATGGGCCACGAGTGGATTGGATACGACATCAGTCCCAGCATGCTGAGCGTGGGCCttgagcgcgacgtcgagggCGATATGATTCTGTCGGACGCAGGGCACGGCTGCATGTTTCGTGCCGGCAGTTTCGACGGCGCGATCTCCATTTCGGTGCTACAGTGGCTGTGCAATGCAGACACGTCGTACAactcgcccggcgcgcgtctGAGCACATTCTTCACGACACTGTATGCGTCGCtgacgcgcggcgcgcgctgcgtctttCAGTTCTACCCCGAGAACGACGACCAAGTCCAGTTTATCATGTCGCAGGCGACCAAGGCCGGCTTTGGCGGCggtctcgtcgtcgactATCCCAACTCGGTAAAGGCCAAGAAGATCTACCTTGTGCTCTGGGTCGGCGGTGAAATGATGGTCGGCCCCAACGGCGAGGGCCAAGGCGTGAAGCAGGAGCTGCCCAAAGCGCTCGAGTTTgacgcgccgggcgccggcCAAGTGCGCCACGAGACGCGCAAGGCGGGCGacccgcggcgcgagcgcactATGAAAAAGAAGGGCGAGTCTATGAAGCAATATATCCAGCGCAAGAAGGATCTCGACCGCTCACGCGGCAAGGCCGTACCCCACGACTCCAAGTACAGCGGCAAGAAACGTAGGAGAAAGTAGTGATGTGGAGGTATcccgacgacgatgcgggGCGCAGTGCCGGCGCGGTCGGACCAGACGGATGCGTTtcatgcgctgctgcgcgagtgcCAGAGCAAAGGCATTGAGTCGGAGCCCGCACCGAAACCGAGTGCGGCTGTGGCcaagcagcgtgcggcggccgagtcGTGGACCAAAGAGGCCTATCGCGTAGTACGTATACTGTCTCACCAGAAACGGCACATTGCGTCGCTGTACACGTTCCTCGCGACGATCAGGCGGCCGTACCTGGACATTTCGTCGAaagggcggcgcgcaggtcgcccGGATAGCGACGCGGGTCCGTCCGGCGACGAAAGCAAAAAGGAAGACGCGTTTGCCAAGTGGCAGCACATTACCACGCTCACCGACGCGGAGCGTGACGAAATCGACTTTCAGGTGAAGCTGGTGATTAAGCAGTGCCTTGACCGcgtgcaggagctcgagcggggCGAGAAGCGTACGTcttttttttttttttgCTCACACAGTCCGAAAGCAGGCGGTAGACAAGTCGCTGCAGTCGGCGGGCGGCACGGCCTTTGCGCCGCTCATGCTGCTCAAAGGCGGCGCGATCGCGCGGCAGCAGGCTGCGTCtgacgccgtcgccgcgcaccatGCGGCGGTGACACAGTACCTGTccgagcagcttgcgcgtgcctcgtcgatccaggcgacgctccaagcgcggcgcgtcgacgcgcagcagcagcggcacCAAAAGCTGTCGGACGGCGTGAagcacgcgcggcacggcagccagcacgatgcgccggaccttgcgctgcgcggcagcgtcggggcgctcgacggccagCCTGGCAAAGACGTGACGCAGGAGCTGTCCAAAGAGCAGGTGCAGGTCTTTGAAGAGgaggcctcggcgctgatCCAGTCGCTGCAGAACGATCTGCAGGCGATCcatgtcgccgagcagcaaTTGCACGACATTTccgagctgcagacgcGAATTGTGCAGCATCTGCAGGAGCAGAACGAGCATACCAACCAGCTGCacaccgaggcggcgggcCACGGCGAGCAGGTCACGTCCGGCAaccagcagctgcgcaaggccaaAGAGCGCAACCGGCAGGCGAACCGGTTCCTGTCGCTGTTCTTTGTGGTGAGCGGTTTACTGCTGCTGTTGATGCACTGTATGTACTCTATCTGACACAGGGCTCGACTAGGAACGATGGTTACTCGTGTAGCTCCTTCGAAGTACCAAACTGGGTGagacgcgcggcgtaccTTGGGAAGGCGCAGATAAATGTCCGTGCCATAGCTGTGTGAGTTGCGCTGCGTACCCTTCGAGAGTCCGGAAATcaaggccgccgccaaAGAGCTCCGCGTAGAGATTGACGCTGGGTGAGCATGTCTATACGCACATCGGCAGTCCGTTTTTGGACTCCATGCTGAGCACAG
This window of the Malassezia japonica chromosome 4, complete sequence genome carries:
- the BUD23 gene encoding 18S rRNA (guanine(1575)-N(7))-methyltransferase (EggNog:ENOG503NVKK; antiSMASH:Cluster_2; COG:Q; BUSCO:EOG092646EZ; TransMembrane:1 (i633-651o)), which codes for MSRPEHQAPPEIYYGDTEARKYTANTRNQDIQAEMALRAIELMALPPHRHPALILDIGCGSGLSGEILTEMGHEWIGYDISPSMLSVGLERDVEGDMILSDAGHGCMFRAGSFDGAISISVLQWLCNADTSYNSPGARLSTFFTTLYASLTRGARCVFQFYPENDDQVQFIMSQATKAGFGGGLVVDYPNSVKAKKIYLVLWVGGEMMVGPNGEGQGVKQELPKALEFDAPGAGQVRHETRKAGDPRRERTMKKKGESMKQYIQRKKDLDRSRGKAVPHDSKYSGKKLPARSDQTDAFHALLRECQSKGIESEPAPKPSAAVAKQRAAAESWTKEAYRVKRHIASLYTFLATIRRPYLDISSKGRRAGRPDSDAGPSGDESKKEDAFAKWQHITTLTDAERDEIDFQVKLVIKQCLDRVQELERGEKLRKQAVDKSLQSAGGTAFAPLMLLKGGAIARQQAASDAVAAHHAAVTQYLSEQLARASSIQATLQARRVDAQQQRHQKLSDGVKHARHGSQHDAPDLALRGSVGALDGQPGKDVTQELSKEQVQVFEEEASALIQSLQNDLQAIHVAEQQLHDISELQTRIVQHLQEQNEHTNQLHTEAAGHGEQVTSGNQQLRKAKERNRQANRFLSLFFVVSGLLLLLMHWLD